One Xyrauchen texanus isolate HMW12.3.18 chromosome 46, RBS_HiC_50CHRs, whole genome shotgun sequence DNA segment encodes these proteins:
- the LOC127637930 gene encoding uncharacterized protein LOC127637930 isoform X4, whose product MSMAAVRRVVKKVQASRTLPESRCVVDCKRQQWKRSRSLSQTKWMQLKCHCFYTKRITEGFCDSQRRFCHVSVGHPGSWHDSRAYRLSEIFLSCSIISPRQYKCRYICVRSSSSSSVVLCVNSMKTAIYNWHSTRDAG is encoded by the exons ATGTCTATGGCTGCAGTGAGGAGAGTAGTGAAAAAAGTGCAGGCAAGCCGGACACTTCCTGAATCTCGCTGTGTTGTGGACTGCAAACGTCAGCAATGGAAGAGATCGCGTTCTTTATCGCAGACGAAGTGGATGCAATtgaaatgtcactgtttttaCACGAAGAGAATCACCGAAG GATTCTGTGACAGTCAGCGGCGGTTCTGTCATGTCAGTGTGGGTCACCCTGGTAGCTGGCATGATTCAAGGGCATATCGTTTGTCAGAG ATTTTTTTGAGTTGTTCAATTATTTCTCCAAGGCAG taCAAATGCAGATACATTTGTGTGAGatcaagcagcagcagcagtgtggTCCTGTGTGTGAATTCTATGAAAACAGCAATTTATAATT GGCACTCGACAAGGGATGCTGGATGA
- the LOC127637930 gene encoding uncharacterized protein LOC127637930 isoform X2, which produces MSMAAVRRVVKKVQASRTLPESRCVVDCKRQQWKRSRSLSQTKWMQLKCHCFYTKRITEGFCDSQRRFCHVSVGHPGSWHDSRAYRLSEIFLSCSIISPRQVRDFFSNTLFRLSLSLLWRSKSGRTSDSRAAVLLSECASKTSRNVDLVCLLCISVEGIAVEGPGCSSGRGCSWELVACAVEDFGTVVWDEVVLNRGVEHIVPDGALPTPHFPNKSSICFEKTCKTM; this is translated from the exons ATGTCTATGGCTGCAGTGAGGAGAGTAGTGAAAAAAGTGCAGGCAAGCCGGACACTTCCTGAATCTCGCTGTGTTGTGGACTGCAAACGTCAGCAATGGAAGAGATCGCGTTCTTTATCGCAGACGAAGTGGATGCAATtgaaatgtcactgtttttaCACGAAGAGAATCACCGAAG GATTCTGTGACAGTCAGCGGCGGTTCTGTCATGTCAGTGTGGGTCACCCTGGTAGCTGGCATGATTCAAGGGCATATCGTTTGTCAGAG ATTTTTTTGAGTTGTTCAATTATTTCTCCAAGGCAGGTAAGAGATTTTTTTTCAAACACCCTTTTCCGCCTCTCTTTAAGCCTTCTTTGGCGCTCTAAGTCAGGCCGCACTAGTGACTCTAGAGCAGCTGTTCTCCTCTCTGAATGCGCTTCAAAAACTTCACGGAATGTGGATCTTGTTTGTCTCCTGTGTATTTCTGTGGAGGGCATAGCAGTGGAGGGACCTGGTTGCTCTTCTGGGAGAGGCTGTTCTTGGGAGCTTGTGGCCTGTGCAGTTGAGGACTTCGGCACTGTAGTCTGGGATGAGGTAGTGTTGAACAGGGGAGTTGAGCACATTGTGCCTGATGGTGCACTCCCAACTCCACATTTCCCAAATAAGTCTTCCATTTGCTTTGagaaaacatgtaaaacaatgtaa
- the LOC127637930 gene encoding uncharacterized protein LOC127637930 isoform X3: MSMAAVRRVVKKVQASRTLPESRCVVDCKRQQWKRSRSLSQTKWMQLKCHCFYTKRITEGFCDSQRRFCHVSVGHPGSWHDSRAYRLSEIFLSCSIISPRQVRDFFSNTLFRLSLSLLWRSKSGRTSDSRAAVLLSECASKTSRNVDLVCLLCISVEGIAVEGPGCSSGRGCSWELVACAVEDFGTVVWDEGTRQGMLDE; encoded by the exons ATGTCTATGGCTGCAGTGAGGAGAGTAGTGAAAAAAGTGCAGGCAAGCCGGACACTTCCTGAATCTCGCTGTGTTGTGGACTGCAAACGTCAGCAATGGAAGAGATCGCGTTCTTTATCGCAGACGAAGTGGATGCAATtgaaatgtcactgtttttaCACGAAGAGAATCACCGAAG GATTCTGTGACAGTCAGCGGCGGTTCTGTCATGTCAGTGTGGGTCACCCTGGTAGCTGGCATGATTCAAGGGCATATCGTTTGTCAGAG ATTTTTTTGAGTTGTTCAATTATTTCTCCAAGGCAGGTAAGAGATTTTTTTTCAAACACCCTTTTCCGCCTCTCTTTAAGCCTTCTTTGGCGCTCTAAGTCAGGCCGCACTAGTGACTCTAGAGCAGCTGTTCTCCTCTCTGAATGCGCTTCAAAAACTTCACGGAATGTGGATCTTGTTTGTCTCCTGTGTATTTCTGTGGAGGGCATAGCAGTGGAGGGACCTGGTTGCTCTTCTGGGAGAGGCTGTTCTTGGGAGCTTGTGGCCTGTGCAGTTGAGGACTTCGGCACTGTAGTCTGGGATGAG GGCACTCGACAAGGGATGCTGGATGAGTAA
- the LOC127637930 gene encoding uncharacterized protein LOC127637930 isoform X7 yields the protein MEEIAFFIADEVDAIEMSLFLHEENHRRNVPKIPHFVENVVHLYSPSEFQSHFRLSRGHVEDSVTVSGGSVMSVWVTLVAGMIQGHIVCQRALDKGCWMSNHWIGTLRQSSNRRKTLRQSSNRRETLRQ from the exons ATGGAAGAGATCGCGTTCTTTATCGCAGACGAAGTGGATGCAATtgaaatgtcactgtttttaCACGAAGAGAATCACCGAAG GAATGTCCCTAAAATTCCTCACTTTGTTGAGAATGTGGTCCATTTGTACAGTCCTTCTGAGTTTCAAAGTCATTTCAGACTTTCTAGAGGGCATGTGGAG GATTCTGTGACAGTCAGCGGCGGTTCTGTCATGTCAGTGTGGGTCACCCTGGTAGCTGGCATGATTCAAGGGCATATCGTTTGTCAGAG GGCACTCGACAAGGGATGCTGGATGAGTAATCACTGGATTGGGACACTGAGACAGAGTAGTAACAGGAGGAAAACACTGAGACAGAGTAGTAACAGGAGGGAAACACTGAGACAGTAG
- the LOC127637930 gene encoding uncharacterized protein LOC127637930 isoform X8 codes for MSMAAVRRVVKKVQASRTLPESRCVVDCKRQQWKRSRSLSQTKWMQLKCHCFYTKRITEGFCDSQRRFCHVSVGHPGSWHDSRAYRLSEIFLSCSIISPRQWRDLVALLGEAVLGSLWPVQLRTSAL; via the exons ATGTCTATGGCTGCAGTGAGGAGAGTAGTGAAAAAAGTGCAGGCAAGCCGGACACTTCCTGAATCTCGCTGTGTTGTGGACTGCAAACGTCAGCAATGGAAGAGATCGCGTTCTTTATCGCAGACGAAGTGGATGCAATtgaaatgtcactgtttttaCACGAAGAGAATCACCGAAG GATTCTGTGACAGTCAGCGGCGGTTCTGTCATGTCAGTGTGGGTCACCCTGGTAGCTGGCATGATTCAAGGGCATATCGTTTGTCAGAG ATTTTTTTGAGTTGTTCAATTATTTCTCCAAGGCAG TGGAGGGACCTGGTTGCTCTTCTGGGAGAGGCTGTTCTTGGGAGCTTGTGGCCTGTGCAGTTGAGGACTTCGGCACTGTAG
- the LOC127637930 gene encoding uncharacterized protein LOC127637930 isoform X11 — MSMAAVRRVVKKVQASRTLPESRCVVDCKRQQWKRSRSLSQTKWMQLKCHCFYTKRITEGFCDSQRRFCHVSVGHPGSWHDSRAYRLSEGTRQGMLDE, encoded by the exons ATGTCTATGGCTGCAGTGAGGAGAGTAGTGAAAAAAGTGCAGGCAAGCCGGACACTTCCTGAATCTCGCTGTGTTGTGGACTGCAAACGTCAGCAATGGAAGAGATCGCGTTCTTTATCGCAGACGAAGTGGATGCAATtgaaatgtcactgtttttaCACGAAGAGAATCACCGAAG GATTCTGTGACAGTCAGCGGCGGTTCTGTCATGTCAGTGTGGGTCACCCTGGTAGCTGGCATGATTCAAGGGCATATCGTTTGTCAGAG GGCACTCGACAAGGGATGCTGGATGAGTAA
- the LOC127637930 gene encoding uncharacterized protein LOC127637930 isoform X1: MSMAAVRRVVKKVQASRTLPESRCVVDCKRQQWKRSRSLSQTKWMQLKCHCFYTKRITEGFCDSQRRFCHVSVGHPGSWHDSRAYRLSEVGRLLEEDPHSLVPEGMHIIGDSAYPLLLQLMKPYRDNGHLTVRQRWFNRKLNSARVVIEHEFGILKSKFRRLRCLHMKKVKSISSAVTACCILHNICLKSNDHFEEHLQADDMEDDPYPLEAHIHNNASHHRDAICGSL, encoded by the exons ATGTCTATGGCTGCAGTGAGGAGAGTAGTGAAAAAAGTGCAGGCAAGCCGGACACTTCCTGAATCTCGCTGTGTTGTGGACTGCAAACGTCAGCAATGGAAGAGATCGCGTTCTTTATCGCAGACGAAGTGGATGCAATtgaaatgtcactgtttttaCACGAAGAGAATCACCGAAG GATTCTGTGACAGTCAGCGGCGGTTCTGTCATGTCAGTGTGGGTCACCCTGGTAGCTGGCATGATTCAAGGGCATATCGTTTGTCAGAGGTAGGCCGACTTCTTGAGGAAGATCCACATTCCCTGGTTCCTGAGGGTATGCATATCATTGGAGATTCTGCATACCCTCTTTTGCTTCAGCTAATGAAGCCATACAGAGACAATGGCCACTTGACTGTCAGGCAGAGATGGTTCAATAGGAAACTGAATTCTGCTCGTGTAGTCATTGAGCATGAATTtggaattttaaaatcaaaattcaggAGACTCAGATGTCTGCACATGAAAAAAGTGAAGAGCATTTCTTCCGCAGTCACAGCCTGTTGCATTCTTCATAACATCTGCCTGAAATCCAATGACCACTTTGAGGAGCATCTGCAGGCAGATGATATGGAGGATGACCCATACCCACTAGAAGCCCACATTCACAATAATGCATCACATCATAGAGATGCAATCTGTGGCAGCCTGTGA
- the LOC127637930 gene encoding uncharacterized protein LOC127637930 isoform X9: MSMAAVRRVVKKVQASRTLPESRCVVDCKRQQWKRSRSLSQTKWMQLKCHCFYTKRITEGFCDSQRRFCHVSVGHPGSWHDSRAYRLSEWRDLVALLGEAVLGSLWPVQLRTSAL; this comes from the exons ATGTCTATGGCTGCAGTGAGGAGAGTAGTGAAAAAAGTGCAGGCAAGCCGGACACTTCCTGAATCTCGCTGTGTTGTGGACTGCAAACGTCAGCAATGGAAGAGATCGCGTTCTTTATCGCAGACGAAGTGGATGCAATtgaaatgtcactgtttttaCACGAAGAGAATCACCGAAG GATTCTGTGACAGTCAGCGGCGGTTCTGTCATGTCAGTGTGGGTCACCCTGGTAGCTGGCATGATTCAAGGGCATATCGTTTGTCAGAG TGGAGGGACCTGGTTGCTCTTCTGGGAGAGGCTGTTCTTGGGAGCTTGTGGCCTGTGCAGTTGAGGACTTCGGCACTGTAG
- the LOC127637930 gene encoding uncharacterized protein LOC127637930 isoform X5, translated as MSMAAVRRVVKKVQASRTLPESRCVVDCKRQQWKRSRSLSQTKWMQLKCHCFYTKRITEGFCDSQRRFCHVSVGHPGSWHDSRAYRLSEIFLSCSIISPRALDKGCWMSNHWIGTLRQSSNRRKTLRQSSNRRETLRQ; from the exons ATGTCTATGGCTGCAGTGAGGAGAGTAGTGAAAAAAGTGCAGGCAAGCCGGACACTTCCTGAATCTCGCTGTGTTGTGGACTGCAAACGTCAGCAATGGAAGAGATCGCGTTCTTTATCGCAGACGAAGTGGATGCAATtgaaatgtcactgtttttaCACGAAGAGAATCACCGAAG GATTCTGTGACAGTCAGCGGCGGTTCTGTCATGTCAGTGTGGGTCACCCTGGTAGCTGGCATGATTCAAGGGCATATCGTTTGTCAGAG ATTTTTTTGAGTTGTTCAATTATTTCTCCAAG GGCACTCGACAAGGGATGCTGGATGAGTAATCACTGGATTGGGACACTGAGACAGAGTAGTAACAGGAGGAAAACACTGAGACAGAGTAGTAACAGGAGGGAAACACTGAGACAGTAG
- the LOC127637930 gene encoding uncharacterized protein LOC127637930 isoform X12, which produces MEEIAFFIADEVDAIEMSLFLHEENHRRNVPKIPHFVENVVHLYSPSEFQSHFRLSRGHVEDSVTVSGGSVMSVWVTLVAGMIQGHIVCQRFF; this is translated from the exons ATGGAAGAGATCGCGTTCTTTATCGCAGACGAAGTGGATGCAATtgaaatgtcactgtttttaCACGAAGAGAATCACCGAAG GAATGTCCCTAAAATTCCTCACTTTGTTGAGAATGTGGTCCATTTGTACAGTCCTTCTGAGTTTCAAAGTCATTTCAGACTTTCTAGAGGGCATGTGGAG GATTCTGTGACAGTCAGCGGCGGTTCTGTCATGTCAGTGTGGGTCACCCTGGTAGCTGGCATGATTCAAGGGCATATCGTTTGTCAGAG ATTTTTTTGA
- the LOC127637930 gene encoding uncharacterized protein LOC127637930 isoform X6, protein MSMAAVRRVVKKVQASRTLPESRCVVDCKRQQWKRSRSLSQTKWMQLKCHCFYTKRITEGMSLKFLTLLRMWSICTVLLSFKVISDFLEGMWRALDKGCWMSNHWIGTLRQSSNRRKTLRQSSNRRETLRQ, encoded by the exons ATGTCTATGGCTGCAGTGAGGAGAGTAGTGAAAAAAGTGCAGGCAAGCCGGACACTTCCTGAATCTCGCTGTGTTGTGGACTGCAAACGTCAGCAATGGAAGAGATCGCGTTCTTTATCGCAGACGAAGTGGATGCAATtgaaatgtcactgtttttaCACGAAGAGAATCACCGAAG GAATGTCCCTAAAATTCCTCACTTTGTTGAGAATGTGGTCCATTTGTACAGTCCTTCTGAGTTTCAAAGTCATTTCAGACTTTCTAGAGGGCATGTGGAG GGCACTCGACAAGGGATGCTGGATGAGTAATCACTGGATTGGGACACTGAGACAGAGTAGTAACAGGAGGAAAACACTGAGACAGAGTAGTAACAGGAGGGAAACACTGAGACAGTAG
- the LOC127637930 gene encoding uncharacterized protein LOC127637930 isoform X10 — protein MSMAAVRRVVKKVQASRTLPESRCVVDCKRQQWKRSRSLSQTKWMQLKCHCFYTKRITEGFCDSQRRFCHVSVGHPGSWHDSRAYRLSEIFLSCSIISPRQGTRQGMLDE, from the exons ATGTCTATGGCTGCAGTGAGGAGAGTAGTGAAAAAAGTGCAGGCAAGCCGGACACTTCCTGAATCTCGCTGTGTTGTGGACTGCAAACGTCAGCAATGGAAGAGATCGCGTTCTTTATCGCAGACGAAGTGGATGCAATtgaaatgtcactgtttttaCACGAAGAGAATCACCGAAG GATTCTGTGACAGTCAGCGGCGGTTCTGTCATGTCAGTGTGGGTCACCCTGGTAGCTGGCATGATTCAAGGGCATATCGTTTGTCAGAG ATTTTTTTGAGTTGTTCAATTATTTCTCCAAGGCAG GGCACTCGACAAGGGATGCTGGATGAGTAA